The Halodesulfovibrio sp. genome includes a window with the following:
- a CDS encoding RnfABCDGE type electron transport complex subunit A encodes MEYFLLFISAIFVNNIVLAQYLGQCPYLGCSKEKGVSIGMGGAVIFVMVIATPLTWVIQNYVLVPLELGYLQTIMFILVIASLVQLVEMFLKKSVPPLYNALGIFLPLITTNCAVLGVAILVQRKEFDLGLSIFYSFASGLGFLLALVLLAAIRERLEVTHLPKSMQGVSAALVMAGIMSLSFMAFKGMIS; translated from the coding sequence ATGGAATATTTCCTGCTTTTTATCTCCGCGATCTTCGTTAACAACATCGTTCTTGCCCAGTATCTGGGACAGTGCCCGTACCTTGGCTGCTCCAAGGAAAAAGGGGTATCCATCGGTATGGGCGGTGCGGTTATCTTTGTTATGGTTATCGCAACCCCTTTGACATGGGTTATTCAGAACTACGTGCTTGTGCCGCTTGAACTGGGGTACTTGCAAACCATTATGTTTATTCTGGTTATTGCATCGCTCGTACAGCTTGTAGAAATGTTTTTGAAGAAATCCGTACCACCGTTGTACAACGCGCTTGGTATCTTTCTTCCGCTCATTACTACAAACTGCGCGGTTCTCGGTGTTGCAATTCTCGTTCAGCGTAAAGAATTCGACCTCGGTCTTTCAATATTCTACTCATTTGCTTCAGGCTTAGGCTTCTTACTTGCGTTAGTCTTGCTTGCAGCAATTCGCGAACGGCTGGAAGTTACCCATCTGCCAAAATCTATGCAGGGTGTTTCTGCTGCGCTGGTGATGGCTGGTATCATGTCTCTGTCCTTCATGGCCTTTAAGGGCATGATCTCTTAG
- a CDS encoding RnfABCDGE type electron transport complex subunit D encodes MAKKTLSNAPFLRVAAAPHLHCGASIKGMMSTILLALFPAVIGAVFWYGMEAVRVMALSIATAVIVEALCSKIMEKEIRVDDLHAVVTGLLFAFILPADAQWWLVVSGSAATMVLGKMLWGNYGGAPICATAVGWAFCTISWPVYMNIDATMLNTALVNPLSQLKYFGIESIADASMYDFFIGHQLGALGAVQVGALLLGGLILLGRGVISWEIPVATTASVLVVGGIYYAIDPELYANPLFHLFTGSTMLAIFFLLTDFTSTPNTRGGKIFFGLMAGFLIILIRTYGQYPDGVLFAVLLANMITPLCDMIKPKPFGAR; translated from the coding sequence ATGGCTAAAAAAACATTGTCCAATGCTCCTTTCCTGAGGGTAGCAGCCGCACCGCATTTACATTGTGGTGCTTCCATCAAGGGAATGATGAGCACAATATTGCTGGCACTGTTTCCGGCAGTAATTGGTGCTGTATTCTGGTACGGCATGGAAGCAGTCCGCGTTATGGCTCTTTCCATTGCCACGGCGGTTATCGTTGAAGCTCTTTGTTCCAAAATTATGGAAAAAGAAATACGTGTTGACGATCTTCATGCTGTCGTAACCGGTTTACTTTTCGCATTTATCCTTCCGGCAGATGCCCAATGGTGGCTTGTTGTGTCCGGTTCTGCCGCTACAATGGTGCTGGGTAAAATGCTTTGGGGTAACTACGGTGGTGCACCTATTTGCGCTACCGCAGTCGGTTGGGCGTTCTGCACCATTTCATGGCCTGTGTACATGAACATTGATGCAACTATGCTGAATACGGCTTTGGTGAACCCGCTTTCTCAACTTAAATACTTTGGAATCGAATCCATCGCAGACGCATCCATGTATGACTTCTTCATCGGGCATCAGCTTGGTGCTTTAGGAGCCGTACAGGTTGGTGCTTTACTGCTTGGTGGACTTATTCTCCTCGGACGCGGCGTTATTTCATGGGAGATTCCTGTTGCAACTACGGCTTCGGTTCTGGTTGTAGGCGGAATTTACTATGCGATTGATCCTGAACTGTATGCAAATCCATTATTTCATCTGTTCACCGGTTCAACAATGCTCGCAATCTTCTTTTTGCTGACAGACTTCACATCCACGCCGAATACACGGGGCGGAAAAATCTTTTTCGGTCTCATGGCGGGCTTCCTTATCATACTCATACGCACGTATGGTCAGTACCCTGACGGGGTTTTATTTGCTGTGCTTCTTGCGAATATGATTACTCCGCTTTGTGATATGATTAAGCCTAAACCGTTTGGAGCGAGGTAA
- a CDS encoding methyl-accepting chemotaxis protein, whose protein sequence is MKADSIKIKVTFFAGVTLVIVMSALIVISGITLWNTSSEDALENARSVATVHSKKIQNTMNQALSITKTMATALTGMRSVEYLDRMGVDAMLKQVLKENSNVVASFTLWEPDTIDGRDYNYKDTEGHDETGQYRPYWSRGTGDSFIVEPLQDYEGLFPVPLLGDYLIDPYLYTIQGEQQLVSTLISPVKVRGKYAGVVGIDINNSFLQESIEANDLFDGTGEIIVIANSGDIIGHSKKSEMVGKSIYKVFPKLHHLPDHVKKGERDVEYNEALDLYHIIEPIWVGDIPTPWSLMITLPKSYTTQEATDEVKTLLLTACGLMIFGLLGMWFVASRIANPIIKMAGVAVKVADSSFQDLSGIPEASEFSGELLDLHYGLKSMTTQAVDALEDAKAQSMEAKEKAEIAEQAVLESEQAKREGEQAMQRGITEAASRIQGIVERVSAASGQLQAQVTNSSLGAENQRDRMTETATAMEEMNATVLEVAKNASEAAANADATKARATEGAAVVSDAVQSIMEINRQVGEMKKGLDDLGQQTEGIGQIMEVITDIADQTNLLALNAAIEAARAGEAGRGFAVVADEVRKLAEKTMSATSQVGSAVAAIQAGTRENIASMEHVFGVVEDSTKQAQESGTSLTNIVTISESTADQVRAIATASEEQAATSEQINRGTEEVTRISEETNESMNEASNAITELTSLTTELASIVHEMQNSK, encoded by the coding sequence GTGAAAGCAGACTCGATAAAGATAAAGGTAACGTTCTTTGCTGGCGTCACACTAGTAATAGTGATGAGTGCCTTAATTGTAATATCCGGTATTACATTGTGGAACACTTCTTCAGAAGATGCACTTGAAAATGCCAGATCAGTTGCGACTGTACATTCCAAGAAAATTCAAAATACAATGAATCAGGCGCTGAGCATAACCAAAACTATGGCTACAGCGTTAACTGGAATGCGTTCTGTTGAGTATCTCGACAGAATGGGCGTTGACGCAATGCTGAAGCAAGTTCTGAAAGAGAACTCTAATGTTGTCGCGAGTTTCACATTGTGGGAGCCTGATACAATTGACGGCAGAGATTACAACTACAAAGACACGGAAGGTCATGACGAAACTGGACAGTATCGACCATACTGGAGTCGTGGCACTGGCGATTCTTTCATTGTTGAGCCGTTGCAAGATTATGAGGGTCTGTTTCCTGTTCCATTACTAGGTGATTATCTTATCGATCCGTACCTCTATACTATTCAAGGAGAACAGCAACTCGTCAGCACCTTGATAAGTCCTGTTAAAGTCCGTGGAAAATATGCCGGTGTTGTCGGTATCGACATTAACAACAGCTTCTTACAAGAGTCCATCGAAGCGAATGACTTATTTGATGGAACGGGTGAAATTATTGTTATCGCCAACAGTGGAGATATCATCGGTCACTCAAAAAAATCTGAGATGGTTGGGAAAAGCATTTACAAGGTATTCCCGAAACTTCATCACCTGCCGGATCACGTAAAAAAGGGTGAGCGCGACGTAGAATACAATGAAGCGCTTGATTTGTACCACATTATTGAGCCGATCTGGGTTGGTGACATCCCGACTCCGTGGAGCCTGATGATTACCCTGCCAAAAAGTTACACAACACAGGAAGCAACTGATGAAGTGAAGACTCTTTTGCTTACTGCTTGCGGATTAATGATTTTTGGACTTCTTGGTATGTGGTTTGTTGCTTCACGTATTGCAAACCCAATTATCAAGATGGCAGGTGTTGCAGTTAAAGTTGCTGACTCTTCTTTCCAGGATTTATCTGGTATTCCTGAGGCAAGTGAGTTTTCCGGCGAGTTGCTAGACTTGCATTATGGATTAAAAAGCATGACGACGCAGGCAGTAGATGCCCTTGAAGATGCAAAAGCTCAGTCTATGGAAGCAAAGGAAAAAGCTGAAATCGCAGAGCAGGCTGTTCTTGAAAGTGAACAGGCGAAGCGTGAGGGTGAGCAGGCAATGCAGCGAGGCATTACAGAAGCCGCTTCACGTATTCAGGGCATTGTAGAACGGGTTTCGGCGGCCTCAGGACAGCTGCAAGCTCAAGTTACAAATTCCAGTCTGGGTGCAGAAAATCAGCGTGATCGCATGACAGAAACAGCTACAGCTATGGAAGAAATGAATGCTACCGTACTGGAAGTTGCGAAAAATGCTTCTGAAGCTGCTGCGAACGCTGATGCAACCAAAGCCCGAGCGACAGAAGGCGCTGCTGTGGTAAGCGATGCAGTCCAGTCCATCATGGAAATTAACCGTCAGGTTGGAGAAATGAAAAAGGGTCTTGATGACCTTGGACAGCAAACAGAAGGCATTGGTCAGATAATGGAAGTTATTACTGACATTGCAGATCAGACTAACTTGCTTGCTCTGAACGCTGCTATCGAAGCTGCTCGAGCTGGCGAAGCAGGACGCGGTTTTGCCGTTGTTGCTGATGAAGTGCGTAAACTGGCAGAAAAAACCATGTCTGCAACCAGCCAAGTAGGCAGTGCTGTGGCGGCGATTCAAGCAGGAACTCGTGAAAATATCGCCAGCATGGAACATGTGTTTGGTGTGGTAGAAGACAGTACCAAGCAGGCACAGGAATCCGGCACATCTCTTACAAACATTGTGACTATTTCTGAGTCAACAGCAGATCAAGTACGTGCCATTGCGACAGCGTCAGAAGAGCAGGCTGCCACTTCTGAGCAGATTAACCGTGGTACAGAAGAAGTAACAAGGATC
- a CDS encoding NADH:quinone oxidoreductase subunit RnfC, translating into MNKNIFILTHGDTGAFETGSVPFEVRIPLNGHGKKSVKKKTEVYPGLLVADHKNPKIGDMHAGITGIVTEVTDKHVIIKAQEPAAPAEGEEPKPTGVEPVSIDSLEGDELLVALKGLGVDIRPLIRRCELLVVNALNPEPGITYAESMLVHAKKTVDAGLALLKRLSPASKTIVALPTASNATFTDADVAFIDPQYPNSLDELVVAKITGKESMKGVNVVDLHTLYNLGAVAESGMPLTHTVVCVEGKNVIAPIGTPVGALLKHASIEVSDGDAVILGGPMRGETTGDLNKGIAKNTNALFVMPAGSTAPITDHPCFSCGSCLQHCPSRIQPNMIARYVEFNELDLCRQADISACIECGLCTYYCPARRPVLQLIRLGKHKIALEEAQVTACALQVDE; encoded by the coding sequence ATGAATAAGAATATTTTCATTCTGACTCATGGGGACACAGGAGCATTTGAGACTGGTTCAGTTCCTTTCGAAGTGCGTATTCCCCTTAACGGACATGGTAAAAAGTCGGTAAAGAAAAAAACAGAAGTATATCCCGGTCTTCTTGTGGCAGATCACAAGAATCCAAAAATTGGTGATATGCACGCTGGCATTACCGGTATTGTAACGGAAGTTACAGACAAACACGTCATCATTAAAGCGCAGGAACCTGCTGCTCCGGCAGAAGGTGAAGAGCCGAAACCTACTGGCGTAGAACCTGTTTCCATCGACTCACTTGAGGGCGATGAACTGCTGGTTGCGCTTAAAGGTCTTGGCGTGGATATTCGTCCACTCATTAGACGCTGCGAGCTGCTTGTTGTGAACGCGTTGAACCCTGAACCGGGTATCACATACGCAGAAAGCATGCTTGTGCACGCCAAAAAGACTGTTGATGCAGGTCTTGCTCTGCTCAAACGTCTTTCACCGGCTTCTAAAACTATCGTTGCACTGCCTACAGCTTCTAACGCAACCTTTACTGATGCGGATGTCGCTTTCATTGATCCGCAGTATCCAAACAGCTTGGATGAGCTTGTCGTTGCCAAGATTACTGGCAAAGAAAGCATGAAGGGCGTTAATGTTGTTGACCTGCATACCCTCTACAACTTGGGCGCAGTCGCAGAAAGCGGTATGCCGCTAACGCACACTGTTGTGTGTGTTGAAGGCAAAAATGTAATTGCTCCAATAGGAACTCCGGTCGGTGCTCTGCTCAAACACGCATCAATCGAAGTCTCTGATGGCGACGCTGTTATTCTGGGCGGTCCAATGCGCGGTGAGACTACGGGCGACTTGAACAAAGGCATTGCTAAAAATACCAATGCACTGTTTGTTATGCCAGCTGGTTCTACAGCGCCTATAACAGATCATCCATGTTTCAGTTGCGGTTCTTGTCTCCAGCATTGCCCTTCGCGTATTCAGCCGAACATGATTGCTCGCTATGTGGAATTCAATGAACTTGATCTCTGCCGTCAAGCAGATATCAGCGCTTGTATTGAATGCGGATTGTGCACGTATTACTGTCCGGCTCGTCGTCCGGTGCTTCAGCTGATACGGCTTGGAAAACACAAAATAGCCCTTGAAGAAGCACAGGTTACCGCGTGTGCTTTGCAGGTTGATGAGTAG
- the rnfB gene encoding RnfABCDGE type electron transport complex subunit B, translating into MVLTSVLSLLALGFFCAVVLSAASRVFYVEEDPRVEAICEALPGANCGGCGYAGCEAYAIAVITDPDVSAGLCCAGGAEVTVAVSELSGKAAGGDDPEISFRRCVKDQGKVQKKFEYQGVQSCTAAGLLQDGPDACKYSCLGYGDCVKACPFDAMYIENNLVIIDPEMCVACGACINVCPNHVLEMIPRRARVQVFCSTQDKMKAVMDVCEAGCINCMKCVKKCPAKAISQVNGQIKIDQAACLAYGPDCDEVCVDACPRDILRLMCPVGISAKAQEAAEAKAAAEAAKAAETETPQPTA; encoded by the coding sequence ATGGTTTTGACATCTGTCCTTTCATTGCTAGCTCTGGGCTTTTTCTGTGCGGTTGTGCTGTCAGCAGCATCCCGTGTCTTCTATGTAGAAGAAGACCCAAGAGTAGAGGCAATCTGTGAAGCACTTCCGGGTGCTAACTGCGGCGGTTGTGGCTATGCCGGTTGTGAAGCGTACGCCATTGCCGTTATTACTGACCCTGATGTATCTGCCGGACTTTGTTGTGCCGGTGGCGCCGAAGTAACAGTAGCAGTATCAGAACTTTCCGGTAAAGCAGCCGGTGGCGATGATCCGGAAATTTCCTTCCGCCGTTGTGTGAAGGATCAAGGCAAGGTTCAGAAAAAATTCGAATATCAGGGCGTACAGTCATGTACAGCAGCAGGCTTGCTGCAAGACGGCCCTGATGCTTGTAAATACTCCTGTCTTGGCTACGGTGACTGTGTAAAAGCATGTCCGTTCGATGCCATGTACATTGAGAACAATCTGGTTATTATCGACCCTGAAATGTGTGTAGCCTGTGGCGCATGTATCAACGTCTGCCCGAACCATGTTCTGGAAATGATACCGCGTCGCGCTCGTGTTCAGGTTTTCTGTTCTACTCAGGACAAAATGAAAGCTGTTATGGACGTGTGTGAAGCTGGCTGTATCAACTGCATGAAGTGCGTGAAGAAATGTCCAGCAAAGGCTATTTCTCAGGTAAATGGTCAAATCAAAATAGATCAGGCTGCGTGTCTTGCATATGGGCCTGATTGTGACGAAGTGTGTGTTGATGCGTGTCCGCGTGACATTCTGCGTCTTATGTGTCCTGTAGGTATCAGTGCGAAAGCACAGGAAGCCGCAGAAGCAAAAGCCGCTGCGGAAGCAGCCAAGGCAGCAGAAACAGAAACTCCACAGCCAACCGCCTAA
- a CDS encoding FAD:protein FMN transferase, whose translation MTTSRRQFLQACGVLGLGAAVTGVPAVASATRVGDEYKVQETRFMMGTVVTITALHSSKQLGEEAIGRSFEEITRLEALLSRYKSDSPVSVLNRDGRVSGIPQELAEVVRSARLLNKLSDSAFDVTIKPVVDLYSAKADRKSDMALSRAEFEEALALVDADSLIQKRNSIRLNREGMGITLDGIAKGYIVDKASAVLAAHGAKNHMINAGGDIRTMGEKAGSKPWVVAVQDPEKKGHYPAVIQMNTGALATSGGYEVFYDKNHMYHHLVSPQSGLSPNNVASVSVMAPSVMEADALATAAFIMQSRKGLQFIKSLNGREALIVTKDGMKLSTPHFG comes from the coding sequence ATGACTACATCTCGTCGACAGTTCCTGCAGGCTTGCGGTGTGCTCGGTCTTGGTGCCGCTGTAACCGGCGTGCCAGCAGTAGCGTCCGCCACACGTGTGGGTGACGAATATAAAGTGCAGGAAACCCGTTTTATGATGGGTACTGTGGTAACCATTACCGCGCTGCACTCCTCCAAGCAGCTTGGAGAAGAAGCCATTGGGCGTAGTTTCGAAGAAATTACGCGACTCGAAGCACTTCTTAGCCGCTACAAAAGCGATTCTCCTGTTTCTGTCTTGAACAGAGACGGACGTGTTTCCGGTATTCCACAGGAGCTTGCAGAAGTTGTGCGTAGCGCACGGTTGCTCAACAAGCTTTCTGACAGCGCATTTGATGTAACCATCAAGCCTGTTGTTGACCTGTATAGCGCAAAAGCTGACCGGAAGAGTGATATGGCTCTTTCAAGAGCAGAGTTTGAAGAAGCACTTGCTCTTGTTGATGCTGACTCACTGATTCAAAAGCGTAACTCTATCCGCCTTAACCGTGAAGGCATGGGAATTACGCTGGACGGCATTGCAAAAGGTTACATCGTGGATAAAGCTTCAGCAGTTCTTGCTGCACATGGCGCTAAAAATCACATGATTAACGCCGGAGGCGATATCCGTACTATGGGTGAAAAAGCAGGCAGCAAACCTTGGGTTGTTGCTGTGCAGGACCCTGAAAAGAAAGGGCACTATCCTGCTGTGATCCAGATGAATACTGGTGCACTTGCCACTTCTGGCGGGTATGAAGTGTTTTACGATAAGAACCATATGTACCATCACTTGGTAAGTCCTCAATCCGGCTTGAGTCCTAATAATGTTGCATCTGTTTCTGTTATGGCTCCAAGTGTTATGGAAGCAGACGCCCTTGCTACAGCAGCATTCATCATGCAGTCTCGCAAGGGACTACAGTTTATTAAGTCACTTAATGGACGTGAAGCGCTTATTGTGACTAAAGATGGTATGAAATTAAGTACCCCTCACTTTGGTTAG
- the rnfG gene encoding RnfABCDGE type electron transport complex subunit G, with protein sequence MREIVKMIVVLTCLTGIAGFALSSLKEMTAPTIELQLLTFVQGPSLSQVLPGYTNDPVQERKKFKNPLTGKAINVFPLKVDGTLKAVAIEGFGGGYGDNIGVMVGFDLENDKLVGIGITTTKETPGIGSRITEPDFRDRFVGLSESEAKLTSQGGKIDALSGATISSNGTVVAVQDAGKVYGALKKEILEAFK encoded by the coding sequence ATGCGTGAAATCGTAAAGATGATCGTGGTGTTGACCTGCCTTACTGGTATCGCAGGCTTTGCGTTATCCTCTCTTAAAGAGATGACCGCACCAACCATTGAGTTGCAGTTGCTTACATTTGTACAGGGACCTTCTTTGAGTCAGGTGTTACCGGGCTACACAAACGATCCTGTGCAAGAACGCAAAAAGTTCAAAAATCCTCTTACAGGAAAAGCAATCAACGTGTTCCCGCTTAAAGTTGATGGCACGCTTAAAGCTGTTGCTATCGAAGGCTTTGGCGGCGGTTACGGTGACAATATTGGCGTTATGGTCGGTTTCGACCTTGAAAACGACAAGCTTGTCGGCATCGGTATTACAACAACAAAAGAGACTCCGGGTATTGGTTCACGCATTACTGAACCGGACTTCCGTGACCGCTTTGTGGGACTCAGCGAGTCCGAAGCTAAATTGACGTCTCAAGGTGGTAAAATTGATGCCCTTTCCGGCGCAACCATTTCTTCAAATGGTACTGTTGTAGCAGTGCAGGATGCCGGTAAAGTATACGGTGCTTTGAAAAAAGAGATACTTGAAGCCTTTAAATAG
- a CDS encoding electron transport complex subunit E, translating into MAKMWKEFSKGLWAELPPFRLLLGLCPTLAVTTTAENGFGMGIAVVFVITLSSFIVSAIRKIIPKKVRIACYITVAASLVVAVELLMQAYAYPLYQQLGIFVPLIVVNCLILGRAEAFAGKNPIHLAVADALGMGIGFTLSLTFLGAIRELLGTGYVFGIEVLSGSFQPVKFMVAAPGAFVALGLILAGMNYLSILQAKRRGDPAPENPTTGCDACRACAGHK; encoded by the coding sequence ATGGCCAAAATGTGGAAAGAGTTTTCCAAGGGCCTATGGGCAGAATTACCTCCGTTCCGGCTCCTGCTTGGTTTATGTCCAACTCTTGCGGTTACCACCACAGCAGAAAACGGCTTCGGTATGGGGATAGCAGTAGTGTTTGTTATCACACTGTCCAGCTTTATCGTCTCGGCAATCCGAAAGATTATTCCTAAAAAAGTTCGTATCGCCTGTTATATTACAGTCGCTGCATCTCTTGTAGTAGCTGTAGAATTGCTGATGCAGGCGTACGCTTACCCGTTATATCAGCAGCTTGGTATTTTTGTACCATTGATCGTTGTTAACTGCCTTATTCTCGGCAGGGCGGAAGCCTTTGCAGGTAAGAACCCTATACATCTGGCAGTAGCAGATGCTCTGGGTATGGGTATTGGTTTTACCCTGTCACTTACCTTCCTTGGTGCAATTCGTGAATTACTGGGAACCGGCTATGTCTTCGGCATAGAAGTTCTCTCCGGTTCATTTCAGCCGGTTAAATTCATGGTTGCAGCACCGGGTGCATTTGTGGCGCTTGGTCTTATCCTTGCCGGAATGAACTACCTGAGCATTCTTCAGGCAAAACGCCGTGGCGACCCTGCTCCGGAAAACCCAACTACAGGCTGTGATGCATGTCGCGCCTGTGCTGGTCACAAGTAA